A segment of the Candidatus Izimaplasma bacterium HR1 genome:
ATTAATGTTACTAATTTAACCATTGCTTCATAATCATCCTTGTGAACGATTGAAGTATGAGAATGTAAATATCTTACTGGTAAACATAAAGCGATACTAGGAGCACCGTCCAATGCCATATGCATTGCTCCACCATCAGTTCCACCACGTTCTAAGTAAGTTAATTGATATTTAATATCATTTTCTTCACATAAAGCTACAGTGAAATCTCTTAAACCTTTATGTCCAACCATACTACCGTCTTTAATCATGATTCCAACACCATTACCTAAAACAGTATTTTTACTTCCACCAGGAAAATCATAAGCAATTGTAGTATCAAGAGCAATCCCAATATCAGGATTAATTTTATGAGCACTTGTTGTGGCTCCTCTTAAACCTACTTCTTCCATAACTGTCCCAACTGCATATAGTAAATTATCATGTTTTTTATCTTGAACATTTTCTAAAACCTCAATAGCTGCGGCACAACCAACACGGTTGTCCCAAGCTTTACCTAATAAGTATTTAGGGTTAGCTAATTCTTTATATTCAATATAAGGAGTAACCATATCTCCAGGTTTAATTCCTAATTTTTCTGCTTCTTCTTTGTCTTTAACACCAACGTCTAAGAACATTGTTTTCATATCAACTGGTTTAGCTCTTTCTTCAGCAGTTAAGATATGCGGAGCTTTCGCACCAATAACACCTCTAATTAATTCACCTTTACCAGTTGTGATGTCTAATTGTTGAGCAAGCATAACTTGTCCCCACCATCCACCAGCTGGTGTAAATTTTATGTAACCTTCATCGGTAATAGTAGTTACAATAAATCCTACTTCATCCATATGTCCTGCCACCATAATTTTAGGTCCTTTTTCATTACCAACTTTTAAACCGATAATACTACCTAAACCATCATAACTAACTTCAGCTTTACCTTGCATTTGATCTGTCATATATTTACGAACTTCTCTTTCGTTACCAGGGATTCCGTTTAACATACACATATCTTTAAGTATATTTCTCATCTAAGTCCTCCAAATTAATTTATTTTTGTATTTATCTTATTGTTATAAAAATGAAATATGAAGCAATGACTGATGCAACTAAAAAAACTACCTTCTTTTTAGTTGGAGACCAATATTTTTTGAATTGATCACTTCTCTGACTATTTTCAACTTGTTCTACCAAAGTTGCTATACCACCAAGAAAAAGTCCTCCAACAATTGAAATTACTATCTCTCCTACAAATCCCATTTTCAGATCCTCCAAAATATTAAATCAAAATTATTATAACATAAATTTTATGTTTATGATATTTAATTATGTGCTATATAAGTTATACACTTTATTTGTCTTTACTGATCTAATAAATCAAATGAATTATCAGTAAATGATGGCTTTCTAACATCATAAATCGAAGTAATATTTTCGTTATTTTCTAACGCTTTCTCGTAGTGAATATTCCATAAATATAGTTCCGAAACATATAATTGCTCGATTAATTTCCCAATACTCCAAGAGACAGCTAAATATATATAAGTTGCTGGCAGAAATATGTCAATAGGAATATACACAAATTTGCTTAACAACTGAACCAAGATTAACGGTACTATCAAGATTATTGCTGTTATCTCAGAAACTCCAACTCCT
Coding sequences within it:
- the ysdC gene encoding Putative aminopeptidase YsdC, with amino-acid sequence MRNILKDMCMLNGIPGNEREVRKYMTDQMQGKAEVSYDGLGSIIGLKVGNEKGPKIMVAGHMDEVGFIVTTITDEGYIKFTPAGGWWGQVMLAQQLDITTGKGELIRGVIGAKAPHILTAEERAKPVDMKTMFLDVGVKDKEEAEKLGIKPGDMVTPYIEYKELANPKYLLGKAWDNRVGCAAAIEVLENVQDKKHDNLLYAVGTVMEEVGLRGATTSAHKINPDIGIALDTTIAYDFPGGSKNTVLGNGVGIMIKDGSMVGHKGLRDFTVALCEENDIKYQLTYLERGGTDGGAMHMALDGAPSIALCLPVRYLHSHTSIVHKDDYEAMVKLVTLMVKKLDQNTVDKITFG